The genomic region CTGCGAGATCTCGCCATTCGCCAGCATGTGCGAGCCGAACCACGCGACCCCGGCGATGGTGCCGAACATCGCGAAGATGATGAACGACAGGAACGCCGCCCGTGCCTTCGCACCGCGCAAAGTGACATCAAAGAACCGGGAAAGCGCGCGATCGTAGCGGGCCAGCTCGAACGGCTCGTTCGAGAACGCCTTCACGTCGGCGATGCCCTGCACGCTTTCCTCCATCACCATGCCGGACTCGGCGAGCGCCTCCTGGGCATCGCGCGAATGCTGGCGGACCCGGCGACCGGACATTGCGATGGCGAGCACCACGACGGGAACGCTGGCGAGCATCACCAGCGAGAGCTTCCACGAGAAGAAGAACACGGCCACGAGGCTGCCGAGGAGGATCACGCTATGCCGCGCCGCCTGGGGCAGCGTATTGAGTAGGGTCTCGCGGACGGTCCCGAGGTCGGCGGAGACACGATTGCTGACCGAGCCGGCGCGCTGGTCCTGGAAGAACGGCACCGGCAGCTTCATCAGGTGCCCGAAAAGCTCGCGGCGCAGGTCATTGAGCGCCGCCTCGCCGGAGCGGGTGAAGCCCTTGACGCGCCAGTAGGCGATGAAGGATTGCACGGCCAGCACGCCGAGCAGGATCAGGATTTTCTGGTCGGCCTTCGCCCGGGTCGCCGCGGCATCCAGCCCGTTTTTCCACGAGTCGGCCGGATCGCCGATCAGATCCTTGAGGAAAAGCGGGAACGCCAGCGACAGCCCGGCGGTGACGAACAGCGCGATCACCGAGGGGATGAAGATCTTCCGGTGGGGGCGCAGATAGCCGAGCACCCAGGCGAGCCCGTCTTTCCCACTCCCCTTTTTTGTTTCCGGCTCCGCTTTCGGCATGCGCGGGATGGGAACCCATGCCGCTCCGGGCGTCAAACGTCTAGGCGGACACGTTTGAAGCCCCCGGAAGGCCGGGGAGAACGTTCCCGACGGCCACCAGAACTGCTTGGCCGCACCCGGAGAGTGTGGACCACTTCGTTTTCGGAACCACCTCGGGCGGTCATTCTGCAATCGCTCCACGGAATTTGACGAATCCCGGCAAATGGGTTCCTTTGCGGCCTCACTCCTTCAATGCCTAACACTCCCCCTTCTCCGTCCGCGTCCCCTACCCAGACGAAGTCCGCCCAAGGCAGGCTGCCCCTCTATGTCGGCCTGGCCGCGGCGTTGCTGTTCTTCATCGCCAGCGGCTACAATGCCCAGCGCAAGACCGAGGCCCTCCGCCAGGGCTTCCGGGAGGTGACCCGCACCCACGACGTGATCACCGCGCTGGAGACGGTCGTGACGCTGATGAAGGACGCCGAAACGGGCCAGCGGGGCTTCGTGATCACCGGGGATGAGGCCTACCTCCAGCCTTACCACGCCGCACTGAGGAGCCTTGAGACGAAAATGGAGGAGCTGCGGGATCTCGCTGAGGAAAGCGACGTGCAAAAGCGCTTCTTCTCGGACGTGGAAGTGCTGGTGGCCGCGAAGCTCTCCGAACTCGCCGAAGTGATGACGCTTCGCCGCAGCGATGGTTTCGAGGCGGCGCGAGCCTTGGTCGTCACGAATCGTGGCAAGCAGACCATGGATGACCTCCGCGCGAAGATCGCGGAAATGGAGGATGAGGAGAACCGCGTGCGCCAACTTCGCATCGCCGGCATGGAAGAGGCGCACCGGGTGGCGCTCGCCAATGGAATCGCCACTCCGATTCTGGGCATCGTGCTGTCGATCATCGTGGCCTCGCTGCTGCGGCACACGATGGTCCAACGCCAGCGCCAGCAATGGCTGCAAACGGGAAGACTCGAATTGGCCGAAGCGATTTCCGGAGAGCGCACCTTGGACTCGCTGGCAGAGGGCGTCCTTGGATTCCTCACCCGCTACGTGGGTGCCCACGCCGGTGCCTTTTTCGCCCGGCGCGAAGGCCACTTCAAGCGGGTGGCGATGACCGGCGTGCCGCTGGACGCAGGCGTGCCGGAGCAATTCGCCACCGGCGAGGGCCTGCTGGGGCGGGCCGTGGTGGAGAAGACGCCGCAACGGATCGACGATGTCCCGGAGAACTACCTGACCGTGGGCTCCGCACTCGGCCAGGGCCGGCCGCGCCACCTGCTGATCCTTCCTGCATCCACCGACAATCTGGTGAACGCGGTCGTCGAACTCGGCTTCCTTCACACGCTGGATGAAAAGAAGCAGGAGTTTCTCCGCCAGATTTCAGAGCTGATCGGGGTGGCGGTGAAGTCCGCCCTCTATCGCGAACACCTCCAGGCATTGCTCTCGGAAACGCAGCAGCAGTCGGAAGAGCTGCAGGCCCAGAGCGAGGAGCTGCGCGTCTCGAATGAGGAGCTGGAAGAGCAGGGCCGGGCGCTGCGCGAGTCGCAGGCACGGCTGGAACTGCAACAGGTCGAGATGGAGCAGACGAATGCCCAGCTCGAAGAACAAGCACAGACACTGGAAGACCAGAAGGACCAACTTCAGCGAAGCAAGGACGCGCTCGAAAGCCAGGCGCGCATCGTGGAGCAGGCGAGCCGCTACAAGTCCGACTTCCTCGCCAACATGTCGCACGAGTTGCGGACGCCGCTCAATTCCTCGCTGATCCTCGCCAAGCTGTTGGGCGACAACCGCGCCGGCAACCTCAACGAGGAGCAGGTGAAATACGCGCGCACCATCGAGTCCGCCGGCAATGACCTGCTCGAGCTGATCAATGACGTGCTGGATCTCGCGAAGATCGAAGCCGGACACATGGTGATCAAGCCAGCCGCCGTCAAACCCGCCGAGTTGGTCGCAGGTCTCCGCGCCACCTTCGAGCCGATCGCCACCGAGCGGTCGCTGCACCTCACCATGGAGGTCAGCCCCGGCACCCCGGACTACTTCGTGACCGACTCCCAGCGGCTGGTGCAGATCCTCAAGAACCTGCTTTCGAACGCACTGAAGTTCACCGAAAAGGGCAGCGTGTCGCTGACCGTGAAGCCCGCCGGCCAGGGCAAGATCGCTTTCGCGGTCCAGGACACCGGCATCGGGATCGCACCGGAGCAGCAGCGCCTGATCTTCGAGCCCTTCCAACAGGCGGACAGCACCACCGAGCGGAAGTACGGCGGCACCGGCCTGGGGCTCTCGATCTCGCGCGAACTCACCCGCTTGCTCGGCGGCGAGATGACTCTGGTGAGCGAACCGGGCCACGGCAGCACCTTCAGCGTGATCGTGCCCGCAGTGCACTCCGGACCAATGGTGGTGGAAACCACCTACCCTCTGCCAGAGCCCGCGCCCACCAAGGCTCGCGACACCATTGTCACCGTCCAGCTCCCCGATGACCGCGACGCGCTCGCCGCGGGAGACCGCGTGATCATGGTGGTGGATGACGACGAGAAGTTCGCCCAGATCCTCGCCGATCTCGCCCACGAGATGGGCTTCCGATGCCTGATCGCCCCAACCGCCAAGGACGCCCTCGATCTCGCGCGCCAACATCGGCCGGGCGCCGTGGTGCTGGATATCGGCCTGCCGGACGATTCCGGCCTCTTCGTGCTGGAGCAGCTCAAGGGCGATCCCCTCACGCGCCACATCCCGGTGCACGTGGTCTCCGGAAGCGACTACATGCAGACCGCCCGCGCGCTCGGTGCCGCCGGCTACATGCTGAAGCCGGTGAAGCGCGAGCAACTCGTCGATGCCTTCCGCCAGCTCGAGTCCCGCTTCACCCGGAAGATGCAGCGTATCCTGGTGGTGGAGGACGACCCCGTGCAGGCGGATGCGATGCAAAAGCTGCTGGGCTCCGCGGAGGTGGAAACCATCGCCGCCCGCACCGCCGCCGAGTGCCTCCAACGCCTGAAGGAATCCACCTTCGACTGCATGGTGCTCGACCTGAGCTTGCCGGACTCCACCGGTTTCGAGCTGTTGGAAACGCTCAGCACCGAGGACATCTACTCCTTCCCGCCGGTGATCGTTTACACCGGTCGCGAACTTGATCCGGATGAAGAGCAGCGGCTGCGGCGCTACTCGCGCTCCATCATCATCAAAGGAGCAAAGTCTCCGGAGCGCTTGCTCGATGAGGTCTCGCTCTTCCTGCACCAGGTGGTGGCTGACCTTCCGCCGGAGAAGCAGCGCATCCTCGCGCAGTCGCCGAATCGCGATGCCGCGCTGGAGGGCCGCCAGATCCTGATCGTGGAGGACGACGTGCGGAACATCTTCGCCCTCACCAGGCTGCTGGAAGGCCGCGGCGTGAAGCTACAGATCGCCCGCAATGGCCGCGAAGCCCTCGCCGCCCTCGATCGCAATCACCCGCCGATCGATCTGGTGCTGATGGACATCATGATGCCCGAGATGGACGGCTTCACCGCGATGCGCGAGATCCGCAAGCGTCCGGAGTTGAACAGGCTGCCGATCATCGCTCTCACCGCGAAGGCGATGAAGGACGATCAGGAGCAGTGCCTGGCCGCGGGTGCGAACGACTACCTTTCCAAGCCGCTCGATGTGGAGAAGCTGCTGTCCCTGATCCGCGTGTGGATGCCCCGCTGACGTGACATGAGATCCGAAGCCACCCAGTCCGACGATCTCGAGCTGCGTCTGCTGCTCGAGGCGATCCATGAGAAGTCGCGCTACGACTTCCGTGACTACTCGCCCGCCTCGCTGAAGCG from Luteolibacter arcticus harbors:
- a CDS encoding response regulator; this encodes MPNTPPSPSASPTQTKSAQGRLPLYVGLAAALLFFIASGYNAQRKTEALRQGFREVTRTHDVITALETVVTLMKDAETGQRGFVITGDEAYLQPYHAALRSLETKMEELRDLAEESDVQKRFFSDVEVLVAAKLSELAEVMTLRRSDGFEAARALVVTNRGKQTMDDLRAKIAEMEDEENRVRQLRIAGMEEAHRVALANGIATPILGIVLSIIVASLLRHTMVQRQRQQWLQTGRLELAEAISGERTLDSLAEGVLGFLTRYVGAHAGAFFARREGHFKRVAMTGVPLDAGVPEQFATGEGLLGRAVVEKTPQRIDDVPENYLTVGSALGQGRPRHLLILPASTDNLVNAVVELGFLHTLDEKKQEFLRQISELIGVAVKSALYREHLQALLSETQQQSEELQAQSEELRVSNEELEEQGRALRESQARLELQQVEMEQTNAQLEEQAQTLEDQKDQLQRSKDALESQARIVEQASRYKSDFLANMSHELRTPLNSSLILAKLLGDNRAGNLNEEQVKYARTIESAGNDLLELINDVLDLAKIEAGHMVIKPAAVKPAELVAGLRATFEPIATERSLHLTMEVSPGTPDYFVTDSQRLVQILKNLLSNALKFTEKGSVSLTVKPAGQGKIAFAVQDTGIGIAPEQQRLIFEPFQQADSTTERKYGGTGLGLSISRELTRLLGGEMTLVSEPGHGSTFSVIVPAVHSGPMVVETTYPLPEPAPTKARDTIVTVQLPDDRDALAAGDRVIMVVDDDEKFAQILADLAHEMGFRCLIAPTAKDALDLARQHRPGAVVLDIGLPDDSGLFVLEQLKGDPLTRHIPVHVVSGSDYMQTARALGAAGYMLKPVKREQLVDAFRQLESRFTRKMQRILVVEDDPVQADAMQKLLGSAEVETIAARTAAECLQRLKESTFDCMVLDLSLPDSTGFELLETLSTEDIYSFPPVIVYTGRELDPDEEQRLRRYSRSIIIKGAKSPERLLDEVSLFLHQVVADLPPEKQRILAQSPNRDAALEGRQILIVEDDVRNIFALTRLLEGRGVKLQIARNGREALAALDRNHPPIDLVLMDIMMPEMDGFTAMREIRKRPELNRLPIIALTAKAMKDDQEQCLAAGANDYLSKPLDVEKLLSLIRVWMPR